The proteins below are encoded in one region of Segatella copri:
- a CDS encoding ABC-F family ATP-binding cassette domain-containing protein, producing MASQIPYLDVQNLTKRFGAQVLFDNISFSIAEGQKVGLVARNGTGKSTLMSVLMDKEGHESGDIIYRRDLKVGYLEQSPQFDPEESVLQACFNHEDDPEKVLKAKQILTQLHITNLEQPMGQLSGGQQKRVALANVLITEPDFLMLDEPTNHLDLEMIEWLEGYLNRGNKTIFMVTHDRFFLDKVCNTILELDDRTIYTYRGNYAYYLEKRQERMDNLRAEIQHSKNLYRRELDWMRRQPQARGHKAKYREDAFYELEKVAKQRIEDRQVRLKASTVYIGSKIFECQYVSKAFDDRGQKKVILDNFYYNFARFEKMGIVGNNGTGKSTFIKMLLGEVQPDSGKFDIGETVRFGYFSQEGLKFREDQKVIDVITEIADYIDLGGGKHMTASQFLQFFLFTPEEQHNYVYKLSGGEKRKLYLCTVLMRNPNFLVLDEPTNDLDIQTLQVLEEYLQDFAGCVIAVSHDRYFMDKVVDHLLVFKGEGEIQDFPGNYTQYREWSRMQAKDEAEQAKPAKSGNATAENDGAGTAKRDANFENKRKMSYKEKREYEQLTQEIDALTEEQKKLEEELCSGNLSVEELTEKSKRLPEIKDELDEKEMRWLELAEML from the coding sequence ATGGCTAGTCAAATACCCTATTTAGACGTTCAAAACCTCACCAAACGCTTTGGTGCACAGGTTCTTTTTGATAATATTTCCTTCTCTATCGCTGAAGGACAGAAAGTGGGACTCGTGGCGAGAAACGGCACGGGAAAGTCTACGCTCATGTCGGTGCTGATGGATAAAGAGGGACACGAGAGCGGAGACATCATCTACCGACGCGACTTGAAGGTGGGCTATCTGGAGCAGTCGCCGCAGTTTGATCCGGAGGAAAGTGTGCTGCAGGCGTGCTTCAATCATGAGGATGATCCGGAGAAGGTGCTGAAGGCGAAACAGATTCTCACCCAGCTGCACATTACCAACCTGGAACAGCCGATGGGACAGCTCAGCGGCGGACAGCAGAAACGAGTGGCGCTGGCGAATGTGCTGATTACGGAACCCGACTTCCTGATGCTGGACGAGCCGACCAACCATCTGGACCTGGAGATGATAGAGTGGCTGGAGGGTTATCTGAACCGCGGCAACAAGACCATCTTCATGGTTACGCACGACCGATTCTTCCTGGACAAGGTGTGCAATACGATTCTGGAACTCGACGACCGCACCATCTACACCTACCGCGGCAATTATGCCTATTATCTGGAGAAGAGGCAGGAGAGAATGGACAATCTGAGAGCCGAAATTCAGCACTCGAAGAATCTCTACCGCAGGGAACTCGACTGGATGCGCCGTCAGCCTCAGGCTCGCGGACACAAGGCAAAATACCGCGAGGATGCTTTCTACGAGCTGGAGAAGGTGGCGAAGCAGCGCATCGAAGACAGGCAGGTAAGGCTGAAGGCTTCTACCGTTTATATAGGTTCGAAGATTTTTGAATGCCAGTATGTGAGCAAGGCTTTCGACGACAGGGGACAGAAGAAGGTGATTCTCGACAACTTCTACTACAACTTTGCCCGCTTCGAGAAGATGGGTATTGTGGGTAATAACGGAACGGGAAAATCGACCTTCATCAAGATGCTGCTGGGCGAGGTTCAGCCCGACAGCGGCAAGTTTGACATCGGCGAGACGGTTCGCTTCGGCTATTTCTCGCAGGAGGGACTGAAATTCCGTGAAGACCAGAAGGTGATTGACGTGATTACGGAGATTGCTGATTATATAGATCTGGGCGGCGGCAAGCACATGACGGCTTCGCAGTTTCTGCAGTTCTTCCTCTTTACGCCCGAGGAGCAGCACAACTACGTTTACAAGCTGAGCGGCGGCGAGAAGCGCAAGCTTTACCTCTGTACGGTGCTGATGAGGAATCCGAACTTCCTGGTGCTGGACGAGCCGACCAACGACCTTGACATCCAGACGCTGCAGGTACTGGAAGAATATCTTCAGGATTTTGCGGGTTGCGTCATCGCGGTGAGCCACGACCGCTATTTCATGGACAAGGTAGTAGACCATCTGCTGGTTTTCAAGGGCGAAGGCGAAATACAGGATTTCCCAGGCAACTATACGCAGTACAGGGAATGGAGCCGGATGCAGGCGAAGGACGAGGCGGAACAGGCGAAACCGGCAAAGAGCGGAAATGCAACGGCAGAAAACGACGGAGCTGGCACGGCCAAGCGCGACGCCAATTTTGAGAACAAGCGCAAGATGAGCTACAAGGAGAAGCGCGAATATGAGCAGCTGACCCAGGAAATAGATGCGCTGACCGAGGAACAGAAGAAGCTGGAAGAGGAACTCTGCAGCGGAAATCTATCGGTTGAGGAACTGACGGAGAAAAGCAAGCGCCTGCCTGAAATCAAGGATGAACTTGATGAGAAGGAAATGAGATGGCTGGAACTGGCTGAAATGCTCTAG
- the rho gene encoding transcription termination factor Rho produces MYSKEELQAKSVVQLKDIAKELGVKVKKSDNKETIVYAILDAQAEQPAPEAAPKRKRTRIATKKEDRVYSVHGNEGENFDVQKNQVLGPNGGETAPQAMSETAPAPAVEEEIQFSPAEQSLQSAAQKQTLNQSGEDIEAQVLANFPKHRGRRSKAELEAIAEARAAAIRKHQAVKAELEAQMAKDAQETANRQAATEAEQQEEATADNQQTAPEQVAVPEEQFSAGNAESANISGDLQAMLQAKMNAQNAAAPAPAAAPAPAEEAKEKATEKTATDKKQESAPIHYTEGMKVELDADGTWKGDPGDGTDFILVVDIPIEDQAAIPTVDIFDRPTTPQTSHQHTPAAAPAAKNKQEAPAYDFSNLVKSNGVLEVISEGYGFLRSSDYNYLSSPDDVYVASSFVKKFGLKTGDVIECKVRPPHEGEKYFPLTSIIKINGRDPSEVRDRVPFEHLTPLFPDEKFNLCGDRRTTNLSTRIVDLFSPIGKGQRALIVAQPKTGKTILMKDIANAIAANHPEAYLMMLLIDERPEEVTDMARTVNAEVIASTFDEPAERHVKIAGIVLEKAKRMVECGHDVVIFLDSITRLARAYNTTAPASGKVLTGGVDANALQKPKRFFGAARNIEGGGSLTIIATALIDTGSKMDEVIFEEFKGTGNMELQLDRSLSNKRIFPAVNLISSSTRRDDLLQDKTTLDRMWILRKYLSDMNSIEAMSTIHKNMQHTRNNDEFLLSMNS; encoded by the coding sequence ATGTATAGCAAAGAAGAATTACAAGCAAAGAGTGTCGTTCAGTTGAAGGACATTGCCAAGGAACTGGGAGTCAAGGTAAAGAAGAGCGATAACAAGGAAACTATCGTCTATGCCATTCTCGACGCCCAGGCAGAACAGCCAGCTCCTGAAGCAGCCCCTAAGCGCAAGCGCACCCGCATTGCAACCAAGAAAGAAGACCGTGTCTATTCCGTACACGGTAATGAAGGAGAGAATTTCGACGTGCAGAAGAACCAGGTATTGGGTCCTAACGGCGGCGAGACTGCTCCTCAGGCTATGAGCGAAACTGCCCCAGCCCCAGCGGTTGAGGAAGAAATCCAGTTCAGCCCGGCAGAGCAGAGTTTACAATCAGCTGCCCAGAAGCAGACTCTAAACCAATCAGGCGAAGACATCGAGGCTCAGGTACTTGCCAACTTCCCGAAACACCGCGGCAGAAGAAGCAAGGCTGAACTCGAAGCCATTGCAGAAGCCAGAGCAGCTGCCATCAGAAAGCATCAGGCGGTAAAAGCCGAGCTAGAAGCGCAGATGGCGAAAGATGCACAGGAGACGGCTAACCGGCAGGCTGCTACTGAGGCAGAACAGCAGGAAGAGGCAACAGCCGATAACCAGCAGACTGCTCCTGAGCAAGTTGCCGTTCCGGAAGAGCAGTTCTCTGCCGGAAACGCTGAGAGCGCTAACATCAGCGGTGATTTGCAGGCGATGCTCCAGGCTAAGATGAATGCACAGAACGCAGCAGCTCCGGCTCCGGCAGCAGCTCCGGCTCCAGCTGAGGAGGCAAAGGAAAAAGCTACTGAAAAAACTGCAACCGATAAGAAACAGGAGTCAGCTCCTATCCACTATACTGAAGGTATGAAGGTAGAACTCGATGCAGACGGAACCTGGAAGGGTGATCCGGGCGATGGAACCGATTTCATCCTGGTAGTCGACATTCCTATCGAAGACCAGGCTGCCATTCCTACTGTCGATATCTTCGACCGTCCTACCACTCCGCAGACTTCTCACCAGCACACACCTGCTGCTGCCCCTGCAGCCAAGAACAAGCAGGAAGCACCAGCCTACGATTTCAGCAATCTCGTGAAATCCAACGGTGTGCTCGAAGTGATTTCAGAGGGCTACGGATTCCTGCGCAGCAGCGATTACAATTACCTTTCTTCACCGGACGATGTTTATGTAGCATCCAGCTTCGTCAAGAAGTTCGGTCTGAAGACTGGCGATGTCATCGAGTGCAAGGTGCGTCCGCCTCACGAGGGCGAGAAATACTTCCCGCTCACCAGCATCATCAAGATCAATGGCCGTGACCCGTCAGAGGTTCGTGACCGTGTTCCTTTCGAGCACCTCACCCCACTCTTCCCTGATGAGAAGTTCAATCTCTGTGGCGACCGCCGCACCACCAATCTCAGCACCCGCATCGTAGACCTCTTCTCGCCAATCGGTAAGGGTCAGCGTGCGCTCATCGTGGCTCAGCCTAAGACCGGTAAGACCATCCTCATGAAGGATATTGCCAACGCCATCGCAGCCAACCATCCTGAGGCTTACCTCATGATGCTGCTCATCGACGAGCGTCCTGAGGAGGTTACCGACATGGCCCGCACCGTGAATGCAGAGGTTATCGCCTCTACCTTCGACGAGCCAGCAGAGCGCCATGTCAAGATTGCCGGAATCGTGCTCGAGAAGGCTAAGAGAATGGTAGAATGCGGACACGATGTTGTCATCTTCCTCGATTCTATCACCCGTCTCGCCCGTGCCTACAACACCACAGCTCCTGCATCTGGTAAGGTGCTCACCGGTGGTGTGGATGCAAACGCCCTCCAGAAGCCTAAGCGTTTCTTCGGTGCTGCGCGTAACATCGAAGGCGGCGGTTCGCTCACCATCATCGCTACTGCCCTCATCGATACAGGTAGTAAGATGGATGAAGTCATCTTCGAGGAGTTCAAGGGAACCGGTAACATGGAGTTGCAGCTCGACCGCTCACTCAGCAACAAGCGCATCTTCCCTGCTGTCAACCTCATTTCTTCGTCTACCCGTCGCGACGATCTGCTGCAGGACAAGACAACGCTCGACCGCATGTGGATTCTGCGCAAGTATCTGTCCGACATGAATTCTATCGAGGCGATGAGCACCATCCACAAGAATATGCAGCATACTCGCAACAACGACGAGTTCCTGCTCTCTATGAATTCATAA